One part of the Sebastes fasciatus isolate fSebFas1 chromosome 8, fSebFas1.pri, whole genome shotgun sequence genome encodes these proteins:
- the ssuh2rs1 gene encoding protein SSUH2 homolog, producing MEYQPVLGNQNRTYGMANPGYIPAAEGVPAMFAPPAAETQGPSAPPASMFDNMPGYEGTVPGGGGGFLPPPMPSFPVPQPEPGPEQPHWNIPSITEDTAREAFVLFASSKCCYSGGPAKDGVITRMDAFNTYRYRLETYTELRSTEWSHEPYHGQPVDAFAQPPPGPWDIAAKAPNFFVDDKQILKVPYTSSMKACHACVGMGRKPCKDCAGAGNKVCWVCNGSGYRHGEDRCNHCSGRGRENCSHCQGQGAKQCDTCRGKQQLLVYINLTIKWTNNTDNYVVEQSSGLQLDNLSKVSGKELFKDSQYLVYPVMGFPDPTVVNASQRFVNEHQGKYSRNSRILQQRQTIELIPVTKVAYTWKGKSHIYFVYGNEFKVNADDYPATCCCTVM from the exons ATGGAGTATCAGCCTGTGTTGGG CAACCAGAACCGGACCTACGGGATGGCCAACCCCGGTTACATACCAGCAGCAGAGGGGGTCCCCG CAATGTTCGCCCCACCCGCTGCTGAGACCCAGGGCCCCAGCGCTCCTCCGGCCAGTATGTTTGACAACATGCCTGGCTATGAAGGAACAGtgccaggaggaggag GTGGATTTCTGCCCCCTCCGATGCCTTCTTTCCCAGTTCCCCAGCCTGAACCTGGACCTGAACAACCACACTGGAA TATCCCATCTATAACTGAAGATACGGCCCGGGAGGCGTTTGTCCTCTTTGCCTCCAGCAAGTGCTGCTACAGTGGAGGACCAGCAAAGGACGGTGTGATCACCCGCATGGATGCATTCAATACGTACAGG TACCGCCTGGAAACCTATACGGAATTAAGATCTACAGAGTGGAGTCACGAGCCGTACCACG gcCAGCCAGTGGATGCCTTTGCCCAACCACCTCCAGGTCCTTGGGACATTGCTGCGAAAGCCCCCAATTTTTTTGTGGATGACAAACAGATTTTAAAGGTTCCCTACACATCGTCCATGAAg GCCTGCCACGCTTGTGTGGGAATGGGACGGAAACCTTGCAAAGACTGTGCCGGTGCTGGTAAT AAAGTTTGTTGGGTGTGCAATGGCTCTGGTTACCGCCACGGAGAGGATCGATGTAACCACTGCAGTGGCAGAGGGAGGGAAAA TTGCAGCCACTGTCAAGGGCAAGGCGCGAAGCAATGTGACACATGTAGAGGGAAACAGCAGCTTCTGGTCTACATCAACCTCACTATTAAATG GACCAACAACACTGATAACTATGTTGTGGAACAGTCAAGTGGACTGCAGTTGGACAACCTCAGCAAGGTGTCTGGCAAGGAGCTCTTCAAGGACTCTCAGTACCTG GTATACCCAGTGATGGGCTTCCCAGACCCCACAGTGGTGAATGCTTCACAACGCTTTGTCAATGAACACCAGGGCAAGTACTCAAGGAATTCACGCATTCTCCAACAG CGTCAAACCATAGAGCTGATCCCCGTCACCAAGGTGGCCTACACGTGGAAAGGGAAATCACACATTTACTTTGTTTACGGGAATGAGTTCAAAGTTAATGCCGATGACTATCCTGCTACCTGTTGCTGTACTGTAATGTAA
- the rpl32 gene encoding large ribosomal subunit protein eL32, whose protein sequence is MAALRPLTKPKIVKKRTKKFIRHQSDRYVKIAKNWRKPRGIDNRVRRRFKGQMLMPNIGYGSNKKTKYMLPTGFKKFLVHNVKELEVLMMSNKTHCAEIAHNVSSKNRKVIVERAAQLAIKITNPNARLRSEENE, encoded by the exons ATGGCAGCCCTCAGGCCCCTCACAAAGCCCAAGATCGTCAAAAAGAGAACCAAGAAGTTCATTCGCCATCAGTCTGATAGATATGTCAAGATTGCG AAAAACTGGCGTAAGCCCAGAGGTATTGACAACAGGGTCCGCAGGCGGTTCAAGGGTCAGATGCTGATGCCCAACATCGGTTATGGTAGCAACAAGAAGACCAAGTACATGCTGCCCACTGGCTTCAAGAAGTTCCTGGTACACAATGTCAAGGAGCTCGAAGTCCTGATGATGAGTAACAA GACTCACTGTGCTGAGATCGCCCACAACGTCTCCTCCAAGAACAGGAAGGTGATCGTGGAGAGGGCAGCTCAGCTGGCcatcaagattaccaaccccaACGCCCGGCTCAGGAGCGAGGAGAACGAATAA
- the dcaf1 gene encoding DDB1- and CUL4-associated factor 1, giving the protein MASASASVDSKAELTALLEQWEREQQGSTQELVNILTKISELAEKETEEYHKADPDPFDDRHPGRADPECVLGHLLKILFKNDDFMNTLVNSYVMTSREFPLNAAACRLLQNIMPGLETAVVFQEKEGIVERLFKWAQEAEQPLRIYATGLLAGAMENQDIAANYREENSVLVPLMLHRLRELQDKDAENKRDIKRPSPRKTLSEPLLPLDEETVDGGFEENPFTPGRNGAEREGTGPEEDGEIPFSTIEPENELSFRLNSPHKTGSRANSAVKTMMKPMSAPGTFIHQGVSDGSSYLKRKAERECGRTLKQKLNFSLPDPDRNFSELSNSSWSETSPWVIGNNYHLYPLTPEIEQRLILQYLTPLGEYQELLAVFMQMGARELLMHYMDLKQTNDVQLTFEALKYLASLLLHKKFAAEFVAHGGVQKLLEIPRPSMAATGVSLCLYYLAYNQDAMERVCMLPHSILSDVVGYTLWLLECSHASGCCHATMFFSISFSFRAVLELFDRQDGLRRLVNLISTLEILNPEDQGALLSDDEIFSSRQTAKHTCMALRRYFEAHLAIKVEQVKQSLQRTEGGAPIHSQPYYKAVSYTREQVVEMMEFLIEYGPLRLYWEPAEVFHKLSCVQLLLQLISIACDWRTYYGRSDTVRYALDILSILTVVPKTQLLLSEAVAVLDEGGSTVSTVGMSIVLAVAEGEVFVNDAEIQKSALQVVINCVCAPDKRMSSIGKFIAGTPRRRLPQQTKASESVLTKMWNVVQSNNGIKVLLSLLTVKMPITDADQIRSLACKALVGLSRSSSVRQIISKLPLFSSGHIQQLMKEPVLQDKRSEHVKFCKFAAELIERISGKPLLIGTDVSLAWLQRASVVAKSRISFPEKELLLLIRNHLVAKGLHDTATTLTKEADLPMACLLHSAHSASAFTPVAPPSTATPVATLPRTPRLANGVVSKLGSYSSPPGCSNPQTRPSTSQLTLCSSITFPSTTVPPCSNGSPLIGRIVFSRERLAVGCGTVSCKKPRVLRQKSDHGAFSQSPAMKKQFDRHLPSPPALDSIITEYLREQHARCKNPVATCPPFSLFTPHQCPEPKQRRQAPINFTSRHTRRVIYPKYGGVDGGCFDRHLIFSRFRPISVFREAEEDESGFMCCAFSARERFLMLGTCTGQLKLYNVFTGQEEASYSCHSSAITHLEPSRDGSLLLTSASWSYPLSALWGMKSVFIMKHSFLGDHYVEFSKLSQDRVIGTKEHIARIHDIQTGQVTLTLNNPDLANNYKRNCATFNPTDDLVLNDGVLWDVRTAQAIHKFDKFNMNISGVFHPNGLEVIVNTEIWDLRTFHLLHTVPALDQCRIVFNNNGTVIYGAMLQADDEDDMMEMQMKSPFGSSFRTFNATDYKPIATIDVKRNIFDLCTDTKDCYLAVIENQDSVNTDTVCRLYEVGRQRLAEEEEEDEEDQEDDDQEEDDDDDEDSDDDIDTDPLIAELENENGGEDEDDEEEDDGNDELSPSDEEVARLLEDDVNGDDDDEDDDDSDNDDVDLDGDNDSSDNSDLEDDIILSLNE; this is encoded by the exons ATGGCGTCGGCATCTGCCAGTGTGGACTCCAAGGCAGAGCTGACTGCTCTACTGGAACAGTGGGAGAGGGAGCAGCAAGGCAGCACACAGGAGCTGGTTAACATCCTCACCAA AATCTCAGAGCTTgctgagaaagagacagaagagtACCACAAAGCGGATCCAGATCCTTTCGATGATCGACACCCtg GGAGAGCTGATCCTGAATGCGTGTTAGGGCACCTGCTCAAGATCCTGTTCAAGAATGATGACTTTATGAACACA CTGGTGAATAGCTATGTGATGACCAGCAGAGAATTCCCCCTCAATGCAGCAGCATGTCGCCTGCTTCAGAACATCATGCCTGGATTGGAGACGGCTGTGGTCTTTCAGGAAAAG GAGGGCATAGTTGAAAGGTTGTTTAAGTGGGCTCAGGAGGCCGAGCAGCCCCTCAGAATCTACGCCACGGGCTTGTTGGCCGGCGCTATGGAGAACCAGGACATTGCAGCCAACTACAGGGAGGAGAACTCTGTTTTG GTGCCTTTGATGCTGCATCGGTTGCGTGAGCTTCAGGATAAGGATGCTGAGAATAAAAGGGATATCAAACGGCCCAGCCCCAGGAAGACTTTGAGTGAGCCATTGCTACCTTTGGATGAGGAGACTGTTGACGGAGGCTTTGAAGAGAACCCCTTCACACCGGGGAGAAACGGAGCCGAGAGGGAGGGGACGGGGCCAGAGGAGGACGGCGAAATTCCTTTCTCAACCATCGAGCCTGAAAACGAGCTTTCGTTCCGACTCAACTCCCCTCATAAGACCGGCAGCCGCGCCAACTCGGCTGTTAAAACCATGATGAAGCCCATGTCCGCCCCGGGTACATTCATACACCAAGGCGTGTCTGATGGCAGCAGTTACCTAAAGAGGAAGGCAGAGAGGGAGTGCGGCAGGACCTTAAAACAGAAGCTCAATTTCTCTTTGCCAGACCCAGACAGGAACTTCAGTGAGCTTTCCAACAGCAGCTGGTCTGAGACGAGCCCCTGGGTGATCGGCAACAATTATCACCTGTACCCTCTGACCCCAGAGATCGAGCAGAGGCTCATCCTGCAGTATCTCACACCTCTGGGAGAGTATCAGGAG cTGCTGGCGGTGTTCATGCAGATGGGAGCTCGTGAGCTGCTCATGCATTATATGGATCTAAAGCAGACCAATGACGTGCAGCTCACCTTTGAGGCTCTCAAG TACCTGgcttctctgctgctgcacaagAAGTTTGCGGCAGAGTTTGTGGCTCACGGAGGAGTTCAGAAGTTGCTGGAAATCCCCAGGCCGTCTATGGCTGCTACCGGAGTGTCTCTGTGCCTCTACTACCTTGCCTACAACCAGGACGCCATGGAAAGG GTGTGCATGTTGCCCCACTCCATCCTGTCAGATGTGGTTGGTTACACGCTGTGGCTGCTGGAATGCTCGCACGCGTCCGGCTGCTGCCACGCCACCATGTTCTTCTCCATCTCCTTCTCTTTCCGTGCCGTCCTGGAGCTCTTCGACAGGCAGGACGGTCTCCGACGCCTCGTCAATCTG ATCAGCACACTGGAGATCCTGAACCCCGAGGACCAGGGAGCGCTGCTGAGTGATGATGAGATTTTCTCCAGCAGGCAGACGGCCAAGCACACCTGCATGGCTCTGCGCAGGTACTTCGAGGCCCACCTGGCGATCAAGGTGGAGCAGGTGAAGCAATCCCTGCAGCGCACAGAGGGGGGTGCCCCCATTCACTCCCAGCCCTACTACAAG GCGGTCAGCTATACCCGTGAGCAGGTGGTGGAAATGATGGAGTTTCTGATAGAGTATGGTCCGCTCAGACTGTACTGGGAACCAGCAGAGGTCTTTCACAAGCTGTCATGTgtccagctcctcctgcagctcatcTCCATCGCCTGTGACTGGAGGACCTACTATGGCAG GAGCGACACGGTGCGTTATGCTCTCGACATCCTGAGCATCCTCACTGTTGTTCCAAAGAcccagctgttgttgtctgagGCTGTTGCTGTGCTTGATGAGGGAGGATCCACTGTTTCAACAGTTG gaATGAGTATAGTCCTGGCAGTGGCAGAGGGAGAGGTATTTGTGAATGATGCCGAGATTCAGAAGTCGGCTCTGCAGGTCGTCATCAACTGTGTCTGTGCTCCAGACAAACGCATGTCCAGCATTGGCAAGTTCATCGCAGGCACCCCCCGTCGCCGCCTGCCTCAGCAGACCAAAGCCAGCGAGAGTGTGCTCACTAAGATGTGGAACGTGGTGCAGTCCAACAATGGCATCAAG GTGCTGCTGTCCCTGCTGACGGTGAAGATGCCCATTACAGATGCAGATCAGATCCGATCCCTGGCCTGTAAGGCTCTGGTGGGTCTGTCTCGCTCCAGTTCCGTCAGACAGATCATCAGCAAGCTGCCTTTGTTCAGCAGCGGACACATCCAGCAGCTCATGAAGGAGCCGGTGCTCCAGGACAAACGCAGTGAACATGTCAAGTTCTGTAAGTTTGCAGCTGAGCTGATAGAAAGGATCTCTGGGAAGCCGCTGCTGATCGGTACGGACGTGTCTCTGGCGTGGCTGCAGAGGGCCAGTGTAGTCGCCAAGTCCAGGATCTCCTTCCCTGAgaaagagctgctgctgctcatcagGAACCACCTTGTGGCCAAAGGCCTTCATGACACCGCCACCACACTGACCAAGGAGGCGGATCTCCCGATGGCATGTCTGCTTCATTCTGCACATTCAGCTTCTGCTTTCACTCCTGTCGCTCCTCCCTCGACCGCCACCCCCGTTGCTACTCTACCCCGCACCCCACGGCTGGCCAACGGTGTCGTGTCAAAACTCGGAAGCTATTCATCCCCCCCAGGGTGCAGCAATCCACAAACACGTCCCTCTACATCACAACTCACTTTGTGTTCTTCTATTACTTTCCCCTCAACGACCGTCCCACCCTGTAGCAACGGCTCCCCGCTGATCGGACGAATCGTTTTCTCTCGTGAACGGCTAGCGGTAGGGTGCGGCACTGTGAGCTGCAAGAAACCTCGGGTGCTGAGACAGAAGTCGGACCATGGCGCCTTCAGCCAGAGTCCAGCCATGAAGAAACAGTTTGACAGACACCTGCCTTCCCCGCCCGCATTAGACAGCATCATCACAGAGTACCTGAGGGAACAGCACGCACGCTGTAAAAACCCCGTGGCAACATGTCCGCCTTTCTCCCTCTTTACCCCCCATCAGTGCCCCGAGCCCAAACAGAGACGCCAAGCACCCATCAACTTTACATCCCGTCACACACGGAGGGTTATATATCCGAAATACGGAGGAGTGGATGGAGGCTGCTTTGACAGACATCTCATCTTCAGCAG GTTCCGTCCCATCTCCGTGTTCAGGGAGGCAGAAGAGGACGAGAGCGGATTCATGTGTTGTGCCTTCTCAGCTCGCGAGCGGTTCCTGATGCTCGGGACGTGCACGGGGCAGCTCAAGCTCTACAATGTGTTTACAGGCCAGGAGGAAGCCAGCTACAGCTGTCACAGCTCAGCCATCACTCACCTGGAGCCCTCACGG gaTGGCTCTCTGCTCTTAACGTCAGCCTCTTGGAGTTACCCTCTGTCTGCGCTGTGGGGCATGAAATCAGTCTTCATCATGAA GCATTCTTTTTTGGGCGACCACTATGTGGAGTTCAGTAAGCTGTCACAAGATCGTGTGATTGGGACTAAGGAACACATAGCACGG ATTCATGACATCCAGACGGGTCAGGTAACTCTGACTCTAAACAACCCCGACCTGGCCAACAACTACAAGAGGAACTGTGCCACCTTCAACCCGACAGATGACCTGGTGCTGAACGACGGCGTGCTGTGGGACGTGCGCACGGCTCAGGCCATCCACAAGTTTGACAAGTTCAACATGAACATCAGCGGCGTGTTCCATCCCAACGGCCTGGAGGTCATCGTGAACACGGAAATT TGGGATCTGCGGACCTTCCACCTCCTCCACACAGTTCCCGCTCTGGACCAGTGCAGAATAGTCTTCAACAACAACGGCACCGTCATCTATGGAG CAATGTTGCAGGCTGACGATGAAGACGACATGATGGAGATGCAGATGAAAAGTCCATTTGGTTCATCGTTCAGGACCTTTAATGCCACGGACTACAAACCAATCG CCACTATTGATGTCAAGAGGAATATATTTGACCTTTGCACTGATACCAAAGACTGCTACCTAGCTGTGATTGAG AACCAAGACTCTGTAAACACCGACACAGTGTGCAGGCTGTATGAGGTTGGCCGGCAGAGActggcagaggaagaggaggaggatgaggaggatcag GAGGATGACGATCAGGAGGAAGATGACGACGATGACGAGGATTCAGACGACGACATCGATACAGATCCCCTCATTGCCGAGCTGGAGAACGAGAACGGCGGAGAGGACGAGGACgacgaagaggaggatgatggtaatgatgaaTTGTCTCCCTCTGATGAAGAGGTGGCACGCCTTCTCGAAGACGATGTTAATGGAGACGACGACGATGAGGACGACGATGACTCTGATAACGACGACGTTGATCTGGATGGCGACAATG ACAGCTCCGACAACTCTGACCTTGAGGATGACATCATCTTATCCCTGAATGAGTGA